The proteins below are encoded in one region of Sulfitobacter sp. SK012:
- a CDS encoding sugar phosphate isomerase/epimerase family protein, translating into MTAALQLYSMRDCADQIALLAQLPNLGITKVEGYGGVYGDPTAYRAAMDANGISMPSGHMGLSDIEADFEATMGIVDTLGITRVFAPYLEEEDRPTTTDGWADLGERLNAAGKKYAERGITFGWHNHDFEFVALADGSAPMDILLETAPDITWEADLAWIVRGGCDPIEYIQRYGHRLSAIHVKDIAASGTNLDEDGWSDLSAGTMDWAALLQACRTASNDLIYTLEHDKPSDPVGYASRSAAAFKTLWENTHG; encoded by the coding sequence ATGACAGCAGCACTCCAACTCTATTCGATGCGCGACTGCGCGGATCAAATCGCACTTTTGGCGCAACTGCCCAACTTAGGGATTACAAAGGTCGAAGGTTACGGCGGCGTCTACGGCGACCCGACAGCCTACCGTGCAGCGATGGATGCCAATGGCATCTCTATGCCTTCGGGGCACATGGGGCTGAGCGACATCGAAGCTGATTTCGAGGCCACGATGGGCATCGTCGATACCCTTGGTATCACCCGCGTCTTTGCGCCCTATCTCGAAGAAGAGGATCGCCCCACGACCACAGACGGCTGGGCAGACTTGGGCGAACGCTTGAACGCCGCAGGCAAGAAATACGCCGAACGCGGCATCACCTTTGGCTGGCACAACCACGACTTCGAGTTTGTGGCACTGGCCGATGGTAGCGCCCCGATGGACATTTTGCTGGAGACTGCCCCCGACATCACATGGGAGGCAGATCTGGCATGGATCGTGCGCGGCGGGTGCGATCCGATCGAATATATTCAGCGCTACGGTCATCGCCTCTCGGCCATCCACGTCAAAGATATCGCGGCGAGTGGAACAAATCTGGACGAGGATGGTTGGTCTGATCTGAGCGCAGGCACAATGGATTGGGCAGCGCTCTTGCAAGCTTGCCGTACCGCGTCAAACGATCTGATCTATACCTTGGAACACGACAAACCAAGCGATCCGGTTGGCTACGCCAGCCGTTCTGCCGCCGCGTTCAAAACCCTCTGGGAGAACACGCATGGCTGA
- a CDS encoding Gfo/Idh/MocA family protein encodes MAEGLRVGIIGCGNISTAYLTLAPMFKGYEIVAVADINMDNANARAAEFGVRAETVEALLAARDVDLVINLTIPAAHVDVSRAILNAGKHVYSEKPFVLSLTEAQELGEIAKAYNLRIGSAPDTFMGGSHQLARNLIDAGAVGKVTSGAAVIMSNGMEDWHPNPDFFFQKGGGPILDLGPYYICNLVQLLGPVKKVTSFTGMASNTRTIANGPRDGETVPVETPTTIHSVLSFESGAIVTLLASWDVWASNHPIMELYGSEGTLNLPDPNFFGGTLTVTERNGDPVEKSWDHPFNIPNFEETQANYRGAGLADMALAIAADRPHRCNDAFATHVVEVMTAILEAGETGTVMTMTTTCSRPDVLGPDAARALMA; translated from the coding sequence ATGGCTGAAGGTTTACGCGTTGGCATCATCGGATGCGGTAATATTTCAACGGCCTACCTGACACTGGCCCCCATGTTCAAAGGCTATGAAATTGTCGCGGTTGCCGACATCAACATGGACAACGCAAACGCGCGGGCAGCTGAATTTGGTGTGCGCGCGGAAACGGTAGAGGCCCTATTGGCCGCGAGGGACGTGGACTTGGTCATCAACCTCACGATCCCTGCGGCGCACGTGGATGTGTCCCGCGCCATTTTGAACGCGGGCAAACACGTCTATTCAGAGAAACCCTTTGTTCTCAGCCTTACAGAAGCACAAGAGTTGGGCGAAATTGCAAAAGCATACAATCTGCGGATCGGATCAGCGCCAGACACATTTATGGGCGGTAGCCACCAACTGGCCCGAAACCTCATTGATGCCGGTGCCGTTGGCAAAGTAACTTCTGGTGCAGCAGTCATCATGTCGAACGGCATGGAAGATTGGCATCCGAACCCTGATTTCTTCTTTCAAAAGGGCGGTGGGCCAATCCTTGACCTCGGGCCCTATTATATCTGCAATCTGGTGCAGTTGCTTGGACCGGTGAAAAAGGTAACAAGCTTTACCGGAATGGCGAGCAACACCCGCACCATCGCCAACGGCCCCCGCGATGGTGAGACCGTGCCAGTAGAAACCCCGACCACGATCCATTCTGTGTTGTCGTTTGAAAGCGGCGCGATCGTTACGCTTCTGGCCAGTTGGGATGTTTGGGCCAGCAATCACCCCATCATGGAGCTTTATGGCTCTGAGGGGACATTGAACCTGCCTGACCCGAACTTCTTTGGCGGCACTCTAACAGTGACAGAACGCAACGGTGACCCCGTCGAAAAGTCTTGGGATCACCCCTTCAACATTCCAAATTTTGAGGAAACCCAAGCCAACTATCGCGGCGCAGGGTTGGCCGACATGGCCCTCGCCATCGCGGCAGACCGCCCGCACCGCTGCAATGACGCATTCGCGACCCACGTGGTCGAGGTGATGACAGCGATCCTTGAGGCTGGCGAAACCGGAACCGTGATGACCATGACAACCACCTGTAGCAGGCCCGACGTGCTTGGCCCTGACGCGGCCCGCGCCCTGATGGCTTGA
- a CDS encoding sugar phosphate isomerase/epimerase family protein, with amino-acid sequence MTPSIKGPALFLAQFLGDEAPFNSLPVIVEWAAGLGYKGVQIPSWDARVFDLDKAASSKTYCDEVAGICSDHGVTITELSCHLQSQLVAVHPAYDTAFDAFAPEDLYGKPAERQAWAVDQVIKVARASQNLGLTGAVGFTGSLAFPYLYPWPQRPAGLIEEAFGELARRWKPILDIYDAAGVDLGFEIHPGEDVFDGTTFERFLDALDNHPRCKITYDPSHFLLQQMDYLAFIDIYHDRISAFHVKDAEFNPTGKQGVYSGYADWSDRAGRFRSLGDGQVDFKGIFSKLTQYGFDGWAVLEWECCLKHPEQGATEGAPFIANHLIRQTERAFDDFAGGKSDPVALRKMMGF; translated from the coding sequence ATGACCCCTTCCATCAAAGGCCCCGCGCTGTTTTTGGCCCAGTTTCTGGGTGATGAAGCCCCGTTCAATTCCTTGCCCGTGATTGTCGAGTGGGCAGCGGGCTTGGGCTACAAAGGCGTGCAAATTCCGTCTTGGGACGCCCGGGTCTTTGATTTGGACAAAGCTGCGTCCAGCAAAACCTATTGCGATGAAGTCGCTGGCATCTGCTCTGATCATGGCGTGACCATCACCGAGCTGTCGTGCCATTTGCAAAGCCAATTGGTTGCAGTGCATCCGGCTTACGACACAGCATTCGATGCCTTTGCGCCCGAAGATCTGTACGGCAAACCAGCTGAGCGGCAAGCATGGGCCGTGGATCAAGTTATCAAGGTTGCAAGAGCCTCGCAAAATCTTGGTCTTACAGGAGCCGTGGGGTTCACAGGTTCGCTTGCGTTTCCGTATCTTTATCCTTGGCCGCAGCGGCCTGCTGGCTTGATCGAGGAAGCCTTTGGCGAATTGGCCCGTCGATGGAAACCGATTTTGGACATCTATGACGCGGCAGGCGTTGATCTTGGCTTTGAAATCCACCCCGGTGAAGACGTGTTCGACGGCACGACGTTCGAGCGTTTCCTCGACGCCTTGGACAATCACCCGCGTTGCAAGATAACCTATGACCCCTCCCACTTCTTATTGCAGCAAATGGACTATTTGGCATTCATCGACATCTACCACGACCGCATCAGCGCCTTTCACGTCAAGGATGCCGAATTCAATCCAACGGGTAAACAGGGCGTTTATTCCGGCTATGCCGACTGGTCCGACCGGGCAGGCCGTTTCCGCTCGCTGGGCGACGGTCAGGTCGATTTCAAAGGCATCTTTTCCAAGCTTACCCAATACGGGTTCGATGGTTGGGCGGTACTTGAGTGGGAATGCTGTCTGAAGCATCCAGAACAGGGTGCCACTGAGGGTGCGCCCTTCATTGCCAACCATCTAATCCGTCAGACCGAACGGGCTTTTGACGATTTTGCAGGCGGGAAGTCTGATCCGGTGGCTTTGCGCAAAATGATGGGGTTCTAG
- a CDS encoding Gfo/Idh/MocA family protein produces MAPLKLGMVGGGQGAFIGGVHRMAARLDGCFDLVAGAFSSDPARAHASAAELGVAASRSYADFKDMAKAEAARPDGIDAVSIVTPNHLHGPIAEAFLAQDISVICDKPMTATLAQATSLLAVAQVSKGHFFLTHNYTGYPMIRQARQMVVEGALGEIRIVEANYLQDWLSVSPAEDNKQAKWRTDPAQSGGGAIGDIGTHAHNLACFVLGQRATSLSATLTSHVTGRLVDDDARISVQFAGGAQGHIWASQVAIGNENNLTLAVYGTKGSLRWAQENPNILWFTQLGHAPQMITRGGTAASSAASAVTRIPAGHPEGYLEAFATLYREAAAVISSQGKLGGTIGIQDALDGVLFVDACQRSSQGGASWIDLRPSI; encoded by the coding sequence ATGGCACCCCTGAAACTCGGCATGGTTGGCGGTGGGCAAGGTGCGTTTATCGGCGGCGTGCATCGCATGGCCGCACGTCTTGACGGTTGTTTCGATCTGGTCGCGGGTGCCTTTTCGTCCGACCCTGCACGCGCCCACGCCTCTGCGGCGGAACTGGGCGTGGCAGCGAGCCGCTCCTATGCGGACTTCAAAGACATGGCGAAAGCCGAAGCCGCGCGACCCGATGGGATCGACGCCGTGTCTATCGTCACACCCAACCACCTGCACGGCCCGATTGCAGAAGCGTTCTTGGCACAAGATATTTCAGTCATCTGCGACAAGCCGATGACCGCGACACTGGCTCAAGCGACAAGCCTCTTGGCCGTAGCGCAGGTGTCTAAGGGGCACTTCTTTCTAACGCATAACTACACGGGCTACCCGATGATCCGGCAGGCCCGCCAGATGGTGGTTGAAGGCGCACTTGGTGAGATCAGGATCGTCGAGGCGAACTACCTGCAAGATTGGCTCAGCGTGAGCCCTGCTGAAGATAATAAACAGGCCAAATGGCGAACCGACCCCGCCCAATCGGGTGGTGGCGCAATCGGTGATATCGGAACCCACGCCCATAACCTTGCGTGCTTCGTCTTGGGCCAACGCGCCACATCGCTGAGTGCGACACTGACCTCTCATGTCACGGGGCGTTTGGTCGATGATGATGCCCGGATCTCTGTGCAATTCGCCGGCGGTGCGCAGGGCCATATCTGGGCCAGCCAAGTCGCAATCGGCAATGAGAATAACCTGACCTTGGCCGTCTACGGCACCAAAGGATCACTGCGTTGGGCGCAGGAAAACCCAAACATTTTGTGGTTTACCCAACTTGGGCACGCGCCTCAAATGATCACCCGCGGCGGCACAGCTGCAAGCTCGGCCGCCTCCGCCGTGACGCGAATTCCCGCAGGCCATCCGGAAGGCTATCTGGAGGCTTTCGCAACGCTCTATCGAGAGGCTGCAGCAGTTATCTCATCGCAGGGCAAGTTAGGTGGCACAATTGGCATCCAAGACGCACTCGATGGAGTGCTCTTTGTAGACGCCTGCCAGCGTTCATCACAGGGAGGGGCATCTTGGATCGACCTTCGCCCAAGCATTTGA
- a CDS encoding IS5 family transposase (programmed frameshift), whose product MSHLFWLDQERLNRIKHMFPKPRGVARADDRKVLSGIIHVIRNGLRWRDAPSDYGPHKTLYNRWARWSQMGVFARILTELAAQGDETGTLMIDATHLKTHRTASSMGLKKGGRGRLIGRTKGGLNSKLHAVTDAVGRPIQLFLTAGNVSDYIGARALLPSLPAAEWMLADRGYDADWFREGLKERSIKPCIPSRRNRKDVIQHDTKIYRSRHKIENMFGRLKDWRRVATRYDRCPVIFMSAITLAATVLFWL is encoded by the exons ATGTCGCATCTATTCTGGCTCGACCAAGAGCGTCTCAACCGCATCAAGCATATGTTCCCAAAGCCACGGGGGGTTGCTCGTGCTGACGACCGAAAGGTTCTCAGCGGCATCATCCATGTCATTCGCAATGGCTTGCGCTGGCGGGACGCTCCGTCCGATTATGGGCCACATAAGACGCTTTACAACCGATGGGCTCGATGGTCCCAGATGGGCGTCTTTGCGCGCATCCTGACCGAATTGGCCGCTCAAGGCGATGAAACAGGCACGCTAATGATTGATGCGACCCACCTGAAGACCCATCGTACAGCGTCCAGCATGGGGCTTA AAAAAGGGGGGCGTGGACGCCTCATTGGCCGCACCAAGGGTGGCCTGAACTCCAAACTCCATGCTGTGACCGATGCGGTGGGTCGTCCAATTCAGCTATTCCTGACAGCGGGGAACGTCAGCGACTACATCGGCGCACGGGCGCTTTTACCCTCACTACCTGCTGCGGAATGGATGTTAGCGGATCGCGGATATGATGCCGACTGGTTCCGAGAAGGCTTGAAAGAAAGAAGCATTAAACCCTGCATCCCATCGCGGCGGAACCGCAAAGACGTCATCCAACATGACACCAAGATTTATCGAAGCCGTCACAAGATTGAGAACATGTTTGGGCGGCTGAAAGACTGGCGCAGGGTCGCAACCCGCTATGACAGGTGCCCTGTTATCTTCATGTCTGCCATCACCCTTGCGGCAACGGTCTTGTTTTGGTTATGA
- a CDS encoding DUF3800 domain-containing protein, whose amino-acid sequence MYFAIDDTYGSSQLAPSRFVTAERRTHVAVAFSAEQVDEIRHQMRSLIAYVNRDLEVKVGEFHFTDIFNRIGPWKDCANSGANIAVFEAFVNIYNINRWPVFVQTVDSRTFADHGIENFSGKLEGFDLSKKSDQSLFLLLIKIRSEFPPAPKKIRVLIDEGPKRKTGTKLGSSIFRDYSDRLEASFASSLEEPLLQIADFVAYSVNRLTNLTYKENRTEFDTEILELLGSIKWNSRDLLPQVGSRKDLAADADEAHARYRSSIGLVRRKKS is encoded by the coding sequence ATGTATTTCGCGATTGACGATACCTACGGATCCTCGCAACTAGCCCCATCTAGGTTCGTAACCGCTGAAAGGAGAACGCATGTTGCGGTGGCCTTCTCCGCCGAACAAGTTGATGAAATTCGCCACCAAATGCGATCATTGATCGCCTACGTGAACCGCGATCTCGAAGTGAAAGTTGGAGAGTTTCACTTCACAGATATTTTCAATCGGATTGGGCCATGGAAAGACTGCGCTAATAGCGGTGCCAACATTGCTGTGTTTGAGGCATTCGTAAATATCTACAATATCAACAGATGGCCGGTCTTTGTGCAAACAGTTGACAGCCGAACATTTGCAGACCACGGAATCGAAAATTTCTCTGGGAAACTGGAGGGGTTCGATCTATCAAAAAAAAGCGATCAGAGCCTATTCCTTCTTCTGATCAAAATTCGATCTGAGTTTCCACCTGCGCCTAAAAAAATTAGGGTGCTGATCGATGAAGGACCGAAACGAAAAACCGGCACTAAGTTGGGCTCCTCCATTTTTCGAGATTATTCGGATCGACTTGAAGCCAGCTTCGCCAGTAGCCTTGAAGAGCCATTACTCCAAATTGCGGATTTCGTAGCCTACTCCGTAAACAGGTTGACCAACCTGACCTACAAGGAAAATCGGACCGAATTTGACACTGAGATTCTCGAACTGCTTGGGTCCATTAAATGGAACAGCCGAGACTTGTTGCCGCAAGTGGGAAGCCGGAAGGACTTGGCCGCGGATGCGGACGAAGCACACGCCAGATATCGCTCTTCTATTGGTTTGGTAAGACGAAAGAAGTCTTGA
- a CDS encoding DUF4142 domain-containing protein produces the protein MKILVSAIAIASAVFAAQASAQEVAELNDLEMAHIAYTADNIDIRYAHLALAISTNPDIHTFANTMISDHTAVNASALGLLDKLGATAQDNFFSQALNEGAEKIINDLSELRGAEFDKAYAANELAYHQTVNGLVEGAMIPNIDNEEVRALFQQGLEIFKVHEGHAEMMVKAVN, from the coding sequence ATGAAGATTCTCGTATCAGCCATTGCTATCGCATCCGCAGTGTTTGCGGCGCAGGCATCGGCTCAGGAAGTTGCCGAACTCAACGATCTGGAAATGGCGCATATCGCATATACTGCCGACAACATTGATATCCGCTACGCCCATCTGGCGCTTGCGATTTCGACCAACCCTGACATTCACACATTCGCCAACACAATGATCAGCGACCACACGGCTGTGAATGCTTCTGCATTAGGATTGCTCGATAAATTGGGCGCAACAGCGCAGGACAATTTCTTTAGCCAAGCTCTCAATGAAGGTGCGGAAAAGATCATCAATGACTTGTCAGAACTTCGCGGCGCAGAGTTCGACAAAGCCTATGCGGCCAACGAACTGGCCTATCATCAAACGGTCAACGGCCTGGTTGAGGGCGCAATGATCCCGAACATCGACAACGAAGAAGTTCGCGCACTGTTTCAGCAAGGCCTCGAAATCTTCAAGGTCCATGAAGGTCATGCAGAAATGATGGTCAAGGCTGTTAACTAA
- a CDS encoding AraC family transcriptional regulator, giving the protein MLDLVSDILTRLTMRGSLYFRTSFTKPWGVAVPAYENVARFHFAQRGSCLVKVAGTEEPILLAQGDLIIIPHGSQHDLYCGHEPENTILPLDTVLERSGYTGSGVLVYGGNEPQSETQLICGHFSFEKRAHHVLIDRLPPYIHLKNYGEAAGKWMESTLRVIGDEAGGQRLGGDLIALKMSEAIFAQAIRSFIESNDATECGLGAFSDLNLQRALGVFHKTPDKAWTVEALAQEAGMSRTGFAVLFQKKMTMTPMQYVTNWRIEIAKKLLTNPANTLTDAAEGAGYASDSAFSRVFKKETGMTPAGFRKESSANRPDL; this is encoded by the coding sequence ATGCTAGATCTTGTCAGCGATATCCTCACCAGACTAACCATGCGCGGTTCACTGTATTTCCGTACGTCCTTCACCAAACCATGGGGAGTGGCCGTACCAGCATACGAAAACGTCGCGCGGTTTCACTTTGCACAACGCGGCAGTTGCCTGGTGAAAGTGGCGGGCACCGAGGAGCCCATTCTTTTGGCGCAAGGTGATTTGATCATCATCCCCCACGGGTCGCAGCACGATCTATATTGCGGGCATGAACCTGAGAATACTATTCTGCCGCTTGATACAGTGTTGGAAAGATCGGGCTACACCGGCTCCGGCGTTCTTGTTTACGGGGGCAATGAACCCCAAAGTGAAACCCAGCTCATCTGCGGACACTTTTCGTTCGAAAAACGCGCGCACCACGTTTTGATTGATCGGTTGCCGCCATACATCCACCTTAAGAACTACGGTGAGGCCGCTGGGAAATGGATGGAATCGACCTTACGCGTTATTGGTGATGAAGCCGGTGGGCAGCGGTTGGGTGGCGATTTGATTGCATTGAAAATGTCGGAAGCCATCTTCGCTCAGGCCATTCGCAGTTTTATCGAAAGCAACGATGCAACTGAATGCGGCCTCGGCGCGTTTTCCGACCTAAATTTGCAACGTGCTTTAGGTGTTTTTCATAAGACACCGGACAAGGCCTGGACCGTTGAAGCGCTTGCCCAGGAGGCCGGAATGTCACGGACTGGTTTTGCAGTGTTATTTCAGAAGAAGATGACAATGACACCGATGCAGTACGTTACCAACTGGCGCATAGAGATTGCCAAAAAACTCCTTACGAACCCCGCAAATACCCTGACAGACGCAGCCGAAGGCGCAGGTTATGCCTCGGATTCTGCATTTTCGCGCGTGTTCAAAAAGGAGACCGGAATGACCCCTGCTGGGTTTAGAAAAGAAAGTTCCGCAAATCGTCCTGATCTTTGA
- a CDS encoding uracil-DNA glycosylase family protein yields the protein MIVNDSDGLLKEIRACAECKGLPLGPRPIVQFSTNSKLLIVGQAPGRITHNKGIPFDDPSGNRLRDWLGIGRDEFYDAQKLAIVPMGFCFPGTGKGGDLPPRSECAAAWRNRILETLTSVELTLIIGRYAIDWHQPDQGSRSVTEAVKDWRQLWPNKLILPHPSPRNNRWLKQNPWFDEEVIPVLRVKVGELFK from the coding sequence GTGATTGTTAACGATTCAGATGGTCTGCTGAAGGAAATTCGGGCCTGCGCCGAATGCAAAGGCCTGCCATTGGGGCCGCGCCCGATTGTTCAGTTTAGCACGAATTCAAAGCTGTTGATCGTTGGGCAAGCGCCGGGCAGGATAACTCATAACAAAGGCATTCCTTTTGATGATCCATCGGGAAACCGCCTAAGAGATTGGCTCGGCATTGGACGAGACGAATTCTATGATGCTCAAAAACTTGCCATTGTGCCAATGGGGTTTTGTTTTCCCGGAACCGGAAAAGGCGGTGATCTGCCTCCCCGATCAGAGTGTGCGGCGGCGTGGCGAAATCGTATCTTAGAAACCCTAACTTCAGTAGAACTGACCTTGATAATCGGGCGGTACGCAATCGATTGGCACCAGCCAGACCAGGGCTCACGATCTGTGACTGAGGCGGTGAAAGATTGGAGGCAGTTGTGGCCGAACAAGTTAATTCTTCCACACCCAAGCCCACGCAATAACCGATGGTTAAAACAAAACCCTTGGTTTGACGAGGAAGTCATTCCTGTGCTGCGGGTAAAAGTTGGTGAGCTATTTAAGTAG